The following nucleotide sequence is from Streptomyces leeuwenhoekii.
GCACCCGACAGGCCGACCTGCTGGCCGGCGGTGACGGTCTGGCCGGCCGAGACGGACAGCGAGGACAGGTGGGCGTACTGGGCGTAGTAGCCGTCGGCGAGCTTGATGACGACCTGGTTGCCGTACGCGCCGCCCCAGCCGGCGGAGACGACGGTGCCCGCGCCCACGGCCTTCAGGGAGGTGCCGGTCGGGACGACGAAGTCGGTGCCGGTGTGGTAGCCGCTGGACCACATGCTGCCGGTCTGGTGGTACGGCGTGCCGACGGTGCCGCCCGGTACGGGGGACACGTAACCGCCGGAGGTGCTCGCGGACCCGGCGGCCGAGGCGTCCGAGGAGGCGGACTGCTCCGTCTGCGCGGACTGCTTCTGGGTCTCGGCGGACTCGGAGGCGGACGCGGCCGAGGACGACGAGGACCGGGAAGTCTTGGCGGACTCGGCGGACTTGGCGGACTTCGCGGCCTTCCCGGAGGACGCGGCGGCGCTCGCCTCGGCCTTGCCGCCGATCGCCAGCTTCAGGCCGGGGTGGATGAGCGAGGGGTCGTCGCCGACGGCTTCGCGGTTGTCGGCGTAGAGCTGCTTCCAGCCGCCGCTGACGTTCTGCTCCTCGGCGATCTTCGAGAGGTAGTCACCGCTCTTCACGGTGTAGGTCCGCGCGTCCGCATTCTTCTGGGCGCTCTTTTCGGCGGAGCCGCCCTGGGCCGCCGAAAGGGACTGGACCGCCTTTTCGGAAACCTGCTGGGCGGGAGCGGCGTGGGCGTTCGCTGCCCCCATGAGAGGCAGCGCGAGCGCCGCGCCACCGGTTCCGGCGATGGCGATGGTACGGGCG
It contains:
- a CDS encoding M23 family metallopeptidase, encoding MPAKGKHRRPKAQLFARTIAIAGTGGAALALPLMGAANAHAAPAQQVSEKAVQSLSAAQGGSAEKSAQKNADARTYTVKSGDYLSKIAEEQNVSGGWKQLYADNREAVGDDPSLIHPGLKLAIGGKAEASAAASSGKAAKSAKSAESAKTSRSSSSSAASASESAETQKQSAQTEQSASSDASAAGSASTSGGYVSPVPGGTVGTPYHQTGSMWSSGYHTGTDFVVPTGTSLKAVGAGTVVSAGWGGAYGNQVVIKLADGYYAQYAHLSSLSVSAGQTVTAGQQVGLSGATGNVTGPHLHFEIRTTPDYGSDVDPIAYLRSHGVTV